TTGGCCCGATACTGGCAACAGGTGCGACATCAACATCGGCAACAACTTGTACGGCGTGGGGGTTGCCCATTGATACCACGCTGATTGCAAAGCTTACGCCATCAATATCCAGTGGGTGAATAATGAGGTCGCTGTCAGCAATAAATGGGATTTCCTGCGGGGCAAATTGCGGCACGCCCATATTTACGCTGACATTGCCATCGTCTTCCAGCCGGGGGTAAATCACGCCTCTTGCTGTTTCAACGGCAATCTCTTTTTTAAGACTCAGTCCTTTATCGTGCACAAAGCGTGCAAAGCAGCGTGCGCCATTGCCGCATTGCTCAACCTCGCCACCATCATTATTAAAAATACGGTAGCTGAAATCGATATCGGCCCGCGAGGCGGGCTCTACCAGCAAAAGCTGGTCAAAACCAATACCAAAATACCGGTCCCCAAGCTGGCGTATGGTGCTGGTGCTCAGCCTGACCTGCTGATTTACCCCATCAATCACCATAAAATCATTACCCAAGCCTTGCATCTTTGTGAATTGAAGTTTCATATATCTGGCGCCGCTGAAGAGTTTGACTAAAGGTAAACGTAGCTACAGTTTAAGGCAATGCGTTAGCCCATATTTTCTGTGTTTTTGGGTTAAATTCCTCATTCGGGCGCTGAGGAGGGAAGGGGCCTATTTTCTTCGTACTTTAAACGCAAATAATTCGTGCTGATCCGGGTGGCTTTCCATTTCGATTTTGTCTTGTGCTGCTAAGCTGCGTAAGCGCCACATCGCTAAGACATCACTGCGAAAAAAGCCTTTGGCAGACTGCATCCAAAGCAGTGCAATCTGGCGGCAAGGTAAGTAATTAGTGGAGATTAAAGCCAGCATTTCGCTGTCAAGCGTGCTTGCATCCAGATGCTGGAATGTCTCTCCATTCCAGCCGCGAAACATGCTGGTTTGCTGGGTGAACTCTTGCCATTCTTGGGCTAATTTGTGTAATTGGGCTGGGGGAATTAGTTCGCTGCTGGCCGATTCGATTTGTTCTGGGCTAATCAGGCTGAGTGGCACCTGGCCTGCAATATAGCTGTCAGCCCCGGTGGTGTTGGGCATAGCCAGTTTAAAACTTTGTCCTTTTTGATAGCGCCACCACGCTAGGCGGCGCAGCAATAGCGCTTCGCCGCAGGAAGTGCCAGCCCAGAAAGTAAGATCTTCCGGCAGCGCCGCAAGCTGGGCATTGCCCGCGGGCAGTGCATCACTAAAGTCAAAGCTGGAGAGCGGGAAGACGTCATTCCAAAAATGGATTCTGGCTGCGGGATAAACGTGGTCGATATCGTTGAGCGGGCCAAGTGCTAAGTCGTCCTGGTGAATGCGGATATCGGCATAGGGGCCAAGTGCTTGGCGTAACAGATCCGCCGCAAAGTCCCCTAAAACCAGATGGCAGCTCACAGACAAAGCCTCAGATAATCAATCTTGATACATCTGTCCATTACTACAAACAGCCCTGCCGCCTTGGCGCGCTCTGCCGCGGCCTCATTAATAATGCCTTGCTGAATCCAGATTGCCGGAATATTCAGTGCAATCGCTTCATCCACAATAGCGTCGATCTGATCGGCGGCCCGGAACACATTGACCAAATCCACCTTGCCCGGCACATCGTTCAGGCGGGCAAAGGCCGGCTCGCCGAGTACGCTTTCGGTAAACGGGCGCACCGGTACAATTTGCATGCCCGCCTGCTGCATCACCTTCGCTACTGCAAAGCTGGGCCGGTCGGGCTTTGGAGAGAGGCCAAGCACCGCGATGCGGTGGATGCTGAGCAGAAACTGGCGAATGGCTTGGTCATTAGGATTTTGAAAAATAGCGGTTCTCCGAAGGCGTATTGATTGTGATGTTATGTAGAAACGATTAGTGCCTCTGGCAGGTTGATTGAGCTGTCGGAGCCCCTGCGGGGTATAAGTATTTACACAACTTAGGCGGTGTTTCTGATGGAGCTTCCCCCTTTGTGAAAGGGGGGAACAAGTACATCAAAGTTTTATAGGGTTTCCTCTGTAAAACTCCGCGTTCTCTGTGGCCCCCGTGTTTCAAGATTTGGGTTTTACTGCGCGGTATCAGTTACAAATCTAAAACCATCACTCCATCCGCCTCAACCAGCGCGCCCTTTGGTAGCGCTGCGGCCTGAATGGCGGCTCGGGCGGGGTAGGGCTCGGTAAAATATTGCCCCATGATGTCGTTGAGAGTGGCAAAGTTGCTCAGGTCGGTAACAAATACACCTAGCTTAGCTATGTTTTGCAAGTCACCACCTGCTGCCTGACATACCGCGCGCAGGTTTTGAAAGACTTGATGCGCTTGGGCATTAAAGCCCTCGGCCAGAATACCCGTGCTTGGGTCTAAGCCAATCTGGCCGGATAAATACACGGTACTGCCGATTTTGACGGCTTGCGAGTAAGTGCCGACGGCTTTAGGCGCGTGATCACTATGGATGATCGATTTGTTTATTGTGCTCATTTATTTAGGCCTTTGAATAATAAAACGCTCGCCAACAACGGCGTAATCTGGCCCGCCAAGGCGGGAGAGCGGATCGAGAGGCTCGGGGTGGACGCGGCCGTCTCTGAGTAAATCGTCCGCCACACCAAGGTGGATGACTTCCAGCAAAATTAAATCAGCGACTACAGGATCACCTACTTCTACATGCATATGCAGGCGGCACTCCAGCGCAATGCCGCAGTCTGCAAGGCGGGGCGGTTTGACTGCGGTAGAGGGCGTCAGTGCCAGCCCAAGTGCCGTGGCTTCACTTTCATTGGGAGCAAAAGATGCTGCAGAAGCGTTAACTTGCGGGGCATGCCCGCGTGAGGGCAGATGCACAACGCATTCGCCAGTTTGCAAAATATTGCGCGCAGTATCTTTAAGCAGGGCATTATCGTGGCGGCGATTAATGCTCACCGACACAATCATGGGCTCATTCGAAACAATATTGAAATAAGAAAAAGGCGCTACATTGACAATGCCGCTGGTGCTTTGGGTGTTAATCCATGCAATCGGGCGTGGTACAACACAATCGCTAATCAGCGCGTATTTTTCGTCGGGCGAGAGCGCCGAGATTGTTAATTCCATGCTTGTGCTGCCCATTCTGGCTTTAGTATGAATCGTAAATGGGGGCAAAACTGATTAACTCAATACAAATAAGCAAAGATAAGATAATGATTCAAAATTGTTTTGTTTGCCTTTGGCGGGTAGAATTACGCCCCTTTTTGCCGCCCGGAACAGGCCTGTGACTACTCCTAATTTTGCTCGTGCCTGCGGCATCGATTTTGGTACCTCCAATTCTACGGTGGGCTGGGTTCGCCCCGGCCACAGTACGCTGATTTCCTTGGAAGATGGCAAGGCCACATTGCCTTCTATGGTGTTTTTTAATGCCGAAGAAGATTCGGTCTGCTTTGGCCGCGCGGCCATGGGGGAGTATCTGGAAGGCTATGAAGGCCGCCTGATGCGATCCTTAAAAAGTCTTTTGGGCAGCAGCTTGATTGACGCACAAACCGAAGTAAATGGCCGTGCTTTGCCACTACGCGGCCTATTAGCTAAATATATTGGCGAATTAAAACTGCGTGCAGAGCACGCTGCTGGCCGGCCTTTCGAGCAGGCGGTATTTGGCCGTCCCGTACATTTTGTTGATGATGATACGGCGGCCGATGCGCAAGCCGAGAAAACGCTGGCCGAGATTGCCTATCAGGTTGGCTTTAAAGAAATTAGCTTTCAGTTTGAGCCGATTGCCGCTGCTTTTCATTATGAGTGCAGCATTCAAAAAGAAGAGCTGGTGCTGATTGTGGATATTGGCGGCGGTACTTCCGACTTCTCACTGGTACGTTTATCGCCAGAGCGCGCTAAGGTTTTAGACCGCCGGGAAGATTTATTAGCCAGCGCCGGTGTGCATATTGGTGGCACGGATTTTGATAAAGCCTTAAGCCTTGCGGGTGTAATGCCTTTACTGGGCTATAAAACGCGGCTGAAGAATAACTCGGAAGTCCCATCGGGCACCTTTTTTAATCTGGCCACATGGCACACGATTAACTTTGCCTACACCCGCCGCTCTTGGAGTGATCTGGCCGATGTTTACCGCGATGCCATGGAGCGCGATAAGCTGGATCGCTTAATGAGCCTGATCGAGCAGCGAGCCGGGCACTGGCTGGCACTGCAAGTTGAAGACGCCAAAATTGCGCTCTCTGCTAGCGATAAAACCACCATCTCTTTGGAGCGATTAGAAGACGATCTGACCCACGATCTGACCCGCGCCGATTTTGATAATTCAATCTCACGTCTTGTAGATACAGTAGAAAAAACCGTGACCGGGCTGTTAAACACGGCAGGCATCGGTGTTGAGCAAGTCGACACCGTATTCTTTACCGGCGGCTCCAGCGGCGTGCCGCTGCTGCGCGCCCAAGTCGGCGCACTATTGCCCAATGCACGTCATGTAGAAGGCGATTTATTTGGCAGTATTGGTACAGGTTTGGCGGTGGAAGCGGCAAGACGGTTTGGCTGATCAGTCTTTGCTGCGTGGACACAGCCAGATCGTGCCTATGTGTGCGGGTGTGGTGTTATTCGCAGGGCGGGTGAAACCCGCCGGGTTTCACCTATAGGCGCTAAGCAAAGTCAAAAAGACCTTTTTAGTGCCTTCGGCCCGTTGATTTTGGAGCGGTTGGCCACCGCGGGGGCCTTCCTTTCTTGAACGGCCAAGAAACGAAGCCAAAGAAGGCCGCCCCAAACAGCACGAAGGCCCCTCATCTGCGGACAGCGGCGGCTGCGGAACTCGCTTCGCTCAAACAGGCATCAAAGAAACCCCGCCCGCTTGTTCCTCGCTTTTAAGGTTTTCTCCGTGTCTACAGATCTTAGGTTTACCGCTTCGCTTTGATAATCACAAATTTGGCGTTCTGGGCGATTAACTCAATCTGCCTGAAGTTTTTCTTTAGCGCGGCCTGATAGTTTAAGTGCCGGTTTGCCACGATCCATAATTCGCTGTTGGCGCTCATACATTGTTTGGCTTGGGCAAACATGCTGAGGGCAATATCGGTGGTGATAGTATTCTGCTGGTGAAATGGCGGGTTGATGAGGATTAGGTCAAAAGTTTGTCCGTCTGCCACCGCGCTAGCGAGGCCATCACCGTGCTGAATCTGGCGGCTAGCATCTGGGAAATTGGCTGCAAAGCTAAGCTGGGCCGATTCAACCGCTGCCAAAGATTCATCAAATAAATGCAAATCGCTCTTGGGGTGCAGGCGATGATAGGCAAGGGACAGCAGGCCATTGCCGCAGCCCACGTCGGCCACGGTCTCTGCGCTTGGCAAGCGATCAAAATGTTCGATAAAAAAGCGCGAGCCTATATCTATTTTTTGCTCGGCAAATACTCCTGGCGCATTGTGGAGTGTAAGGTTCAGCTCAGGCACCGCTTGCAGATAGGGTGTGGCGATCTGTTGGCCTGGCCGCAGGCGGGCGGCGTACATGCGCGCTTTTCGCTGCGTGGGCAAGTATTCAACTTCATCACAGCAAGATTTAATCATCTCCAAATGCCCGCTGCTGACATGCTTTTGCATCCCTGAGAAATATAAGGGGAGTGGTTCGCTTAAATGCCGCGCCACCTCTTGTAGCTGGGCTTCAAATAAAGACAAAGACTTGGGCAGTTTAACGAGGCCATAAGCCAGCGCTTGGCCGGAGTAGGGCGTATAGCTTTGCTGGCTGTTGATTTCTATCGCGTGACGCGAGCACCAGGAATCATTGATATGAAACGCGTTTACACCCACGGCACAGTGCAGCGCGCCAAAAGCATCGTTGATAAGTAAGACGGATGCATCTGTGCGGATAAACTCTGCAAGGTATTCATCGCTCGCATCCCATGCACGTAAATCTTTAGCGTGCTTTGCCGGGTAGCGCAGTAAATTCAGCGCGGCAAAATCAATCAAATTTTTCGGGCTTGCAGACATATATTCTTTATTTGATAAGGCCAAAGCTTTGGCTAAGGGGGCGATTCTAGCAGTTGCCCGCTTGCCTGTGACAGCGCAGACACTCCGCACCCTCTTGATGAGGGTTTTTTTACGCCCGCTGGTTTGGATGCAATCGCTGGCCCGGCAATTTTTTGGAGTGGATTCTTACAAATAAAGCGCAGTGTTTCTATGATTTGCTTTTTGGAGTTTTTTTGTAATTCATTGTATTTAAATTGATTTATTTATTTTTGGAAGGAGGAATAAGCGATCTCGCGCCTGATACGCCGATTTAATCAGCACGGCAAGGCATTAGTTGCTTACAGCATATTGATCTTTATCAAGCCTCTTTTTAGTCGAAAATATACAATATTTCGAAATTATTTAAATATTCGACAAAGAGGCCGAGCATGTCTGGTAGTGAAGCTAGCCCCAAAATTGGGGTGTCAACTTTTGTCATGATCACCGCTGCCGTTGTAGTGAGCGTACGTACGCTGCCTATGACAGCGCAGCCTGGGATGATGACAATTTTCCTAACTCTGGCTGCGGCCTTGTTATTTTTAGTTCCTACCGCCTTGGTGGCGGCCGAGCTGGCCACCGCTTGGCCACAGGATGGCGGGATTTTTATTTGGGTGCGTGAGGCATTTGGCGAGCGTTTAGGTTTTGTCGCCGTGTGGATGCAGTGGATTCAAATGGTGTTCGGGATGACTTCTATCATCATGATCATCGCCGCAACCATCGCCTATGTGGTTGATCCGGCACTGGCAACCAATAAGTACTTTATGTTGGGAATGATTCTGGCGGTGTGGTGGGGTTGCACACTGGTGAATCTGCAAGGGGTTAAAACCCTAGGCTGGGTTTCTACGATTTGTGTGAGCTTGGGTGTGTTCTTGCCAGGTATTGTGCTGATTGTAGCTGGTGTTGCTTATGTATTAGGTGGCAATCCGATCATGACCGATGTGTCTTTCAGCATGTCGAATATGATTCCGCATTTTAGCGATGCCGGTACTTTAGGTCTGTTTATTGGCTTTATCTTCGTCGTAATGGGGATGGAAGTCTCTGCTTCAAATGTGTCTTCTATTAAAGACGCAAAACGTAATTATCCGATTGCCATCGTTCTGGTGTCGATCATCATGGTTTTCCTTTCTGTTGTTGGCTCTGCCGCCATCTTCGTGGCGATTCCTAAAGAAGAAATCTCCATGACTGCCGGTTTGATGCAGGCCTTTGAGCTGTATTTCAGCAAATGGGGCATGCCTTGGCTTGCACCTGTGATGGGTTTATCCATTGCCCTTGGCTTGATTGGTCAGGTGAATTCTTGGGTGTTGGGTCCGGTGCGTGGCCTGCAAGCGACGGCTAACTCCGGTGTTTTGCCAGAGATTATGCAAAAAACCAATAAACATGGTGTGCCCGTTACTTTGGTCATGATCCAAGCCGTTGCCATTAGCTTGGTAGGCATTCTGATTACCGTGATTCCAGACGTCGATAACTTCTACTTCATGTTGATGGGTCTGACGGGGCTGGTTTATCTGGTGGCCTATCTGTTTATGTTTGCTGCGGCTATTTGGCTTCGTTACAAGCATCCGGAAGTAGAACGCAGCTTCAAAGTTCCTGGCGGCAATTTTGGTATGTGGCTTGTGTCCGGAATGGGTTTTGCGATGTCTTTACTCGCCGCTTACCTCGCTTTTGTTCCACCAGGCAGCTTTAAAGGTTCGGCATCAGGTTACTTCATGTTCCAACTGATGGGGCTGATTGTGATGTTTGTGATTCCTTTCTTTGTGTATGCCTACGGCCAGAAAGATAAAGCACGCCAAGCCAAGAAAGCAAAGCTTGCCCCTAAGGCAACTCGTGTCGAGCTGGATGCTCATCAGGATAACGCAGCTGCTGCGCACTAAGCGCCGGCTAATAAATTTCAATATCAGGAGTTTAAAATGTTTAAGACCACTATGAATGTTGATGCGCTGTTTCTGGGCCCTAAATCAGAAAATCGTGAATTCTTTAAAGAAATGGTTGATTACGCAGTAGATGAGCACATCCACTGGCGTGCAGATTTTCACCCGGAAGATGCCCCATTATTGTCGCCAATGGATCAGCATCAGCCTGATTTCCGTAATACGCTTTATCGCACTGAAGGCATTTTGCGTCAGTTGTCTTCCAAGCTGAAAACCACATCCGTGCCTTGGTTCTCGCCGCGTTATTTGGGTCATATGAATGCCGATACGCTGATGGTTTCAAATATCGCGTATGTAATGACCATGCTTTATAACCCAAACAATTGTGCGCATGAAGCATCTCCAACCACCACCGAGCTTGAATTGGAAGCAGGCCGCGATCTATGTGCGATGTTTGGTTACGACGTGCAAAAATCATGGGGCCATATTACTTCTGGCGGTACGGTTGCTAATTACGAAGGCGTTTGGGTTGCCCGTAATCTGAAATCTCTGCCTTTAGCCATTGCTCAACACGAAAAAGCCAAAGATTTAGTGGCTGGCATGAGCGAAAAGCAATTGCTGAATATGTCGCCCACAGCCATTCTGGATTTATCTGATGAGCTGAAAAAACGCGAGTTGTTTGAAGAAGTGCGTGCGCTGACTGTACGTGGTGTGGGTGTTAAACAAGGCCAGCTGGGTAAATTCCTTGTGCCGATGTCCAAGCATTACTCATGGATGAAAGCCATGGATGTGATGGGTATTGGTCAAGAGCATATTGTTCCGCTGCCAGTGGATGAAAACTACCGCACCGACGTTGAAACAATGCGTGCCATTACCTTTAAATTGATCGAAGAGGGTACGCCTATCCTCGGTATGGTGGCCGTAGTGGGCACAACCGAAGAAGGCTCGATCGATCATGTGGATGAAGTGATCAAGCTGCGCCGTGAATGCGAAGAAAAATACGGCGTGTCTTTCTATGTACACGTGGATGCAGCTTACGGTGGTTATGTGCGTTCGATGTTCCTTGATGAAAACAGCAAATTCATGGAATACGATGCTCTGATCGCCCGTTATCGCGCCGAAGATATTATCCCTGAAGGCGTAACTTGGCCTAAGCGTGCGGTGTATGAAGGCTTTAAAGCGATGTCTGAAGCCGATTCTATTACGGTTGATCCGCACAAAGCTGGCTTTATTCAATACGCTGCCGGTGCGGTATGTATGAAAGACAAGCGCATTGTTGATCTGATCTCCTACCACGCGGCCTATGTATTTGAAGAAGCCGATGATGCGGGTGAAGAGCAAAATGTGGTGCTGGGCTCGTCTATTATGGAAGGCTCTAAAGCCGGTGCAACGGCTGCCGCAGTATGGGCAGCGCATCGCTTAGTGCCGCTCAATGTTTCAGGCTACGGCAAGGTCATTGGTCGCGGTATTGTGACGGCCGATTGGTTTGCACAAAAGCTATCGATGGCAAAACCGATTGTGGTGGGTAATCGCCGCTTTGAATTGCGCCCATTGATGCACCCAGATTTCCATATGGTGAACTTCACCTTTAAGGAAATCGGCAATCCAAGCTTGGAAGACCATAACCGTCTGAATCAACGCATGTACGAAGTGTGCTCTTACTCATCGGGCCGCACTTACAGCAATGATTTCCTGACTTCATCCACTTCGCTCGCCTTTGACGAATACGGTGATACCCCTTGGATTTACGCTGAAAGCCGTGGTTTCAGCCGCAGAGAGTGGGATAAAACCCAAAGCGTTTACATCTTGCGTGCTGCGGTGATGACTCACTTCCTGCGTGATCCACAAGGCTTTGAAGACTACTGGACTAATTTGCGCGCCATTTTTGCAGAAAAACTAGGCCATATCATCGATATGGAAGCCAAAGAAGCCAATCAATTAAAAGCTGCTTAATGCAAAAAAACCCGCCTCAGCCGAGGTGGGTTTTTTGCTATCGAAGAGATCAATGTTTCTATTTAAGTTAATTATCAGATCAATCCGCTTATTTGTGCGGGATGATTAAAAGGTTGGGCTATGTTTGCGATTAACTACAAAGCGGTGGGTGCTACTTTGCTGATTTCCGGCACCATGCTGGGAGCAGGAATGCTGGCTTTGCCCCTAGTTTCCTCTGGAATGGGCTATACCTACGCCAGTCTTGCGCTCGTTTGTATCTGGCTGCTGATGACCTATACCGCGCTGATGCTATTGGAAGTTTCGCTGGCTTTTCCGGCAGGCAGCGGTTTTGATGTAATGGCACAAAGTTTGTTTGGCAACAAAGGTTTGTGGATTATCAACGCCTCCTTGTTACTGCTTTTATATGCACTGTCTGGTGCTTATATCTCTGGTGCGGCTTCGTCTTATACCTCAAATATTAAACAGTATTTGGGAATAGACGTTCCTTCTGCCGTGGTTGCGGCAATCTTTACCCTGCTGATCGGCTCTATTGTTTATATGAGCACGGGAGCCGTGGACCGCGTTAATCGCGTGTTGTTTAGTTTGAATGTTTTTATCTTCTTTGCAATGGCCATCACCATTCAGCCCTATGTGAATCAGGGTAATTTAAATAGCACACAAGACTCCAGCCGCTATATCTATGCGGCATTTCCGGTGTTTATTACGGCATTTGGTTTTCATGGCAGCATTCCCAGCATGGTGAAATATATTGGCCGCGATAAGCCACAAACGCTGCGCAATATTTTTATCCTTGGCGGCTTAATTCCGCTCCTGGTGTACGCGATTTGGGAATATTGCAGTCTCGGTCTTGTGCCCAGAATAGGGGAGAATAGCTTTTTGACCCTTGCAGAAAACCAGGGCTCGGTGGGAATGTTTCTTGATTATATCCATGCCAGCACCAGCAATCATTGGATACCCAGTCTGATTAGCTTGTTTTCATCGATCGCATTATTTACCTCCTATTTATGTGTGTCCTTAGGATTATTTGATTCGGTGGCAAGCAGCATAGGCTGGAAAGATTCTAAGCATGATCGCTTAATTACGGCGCTGGCTACTTATCTACCCCCCTTTGTATTTGCGTGGATATACCCGGAAGGTTTTGTTTTAGCCCTTGGGGCGGCGGCTATTTTCTTATCGATTCTGGCGATTTTATTTCCCGCTCTGGCGCTTTATAAATTACGCGCCCGGGACAGCTATCAGGCTGGCTGGCGCGTTCCATGCAATACCTGCTCGTTTTGTACCGTAACGATGATGGGCGCTTGCATTATCGTTTTCCAAATTATGAAAATGCAGAATTTATTACCGATTTGCTAGGAGCACGTAATGAAAGAAAAAAATTTAATCAGTCAGCTGCAAGAGCGCGGGCTGATTGCTCAA
This portion of the Iodobacter fluviatilis genome encodes:
- a CDS encoding APC family permease; the encoded protein is MSGSEASPKIGVSTFVMITAAVVVSVRTLPMTAQPGMMTIFLTLAAALLFLVPTALVAAELATAWPQDGGIFIWVREAFGERLGFVAVWMQWIQMVFGMTSIIMIIAATIAYVVDPALATNKYFMLGMILAVWWGCTLVNLQGVKTLGWVSTICVSLGVFLPGIVLIVAGVAYVLGGNPIMTDVSFSMSNMIPHFSDAGTLGLFIGFIFVVMGMEVSASNVSSIKDAKRNYPIAIVLVSIIMVFLSVVGSAAIFVAIPKEEISMTAGLMQAFELYFSKWGMPWLAPVMGLSIALGLIGQVNSWVLGPVRGLQATANSGVLPEIMQKTNKHGVPVTLVMIQAVAISLVGILITVIPDVDNFYFMLMGLTGLVYLVAYLFMFAAAIWLRYKHPEVERSFKVPGGNFGMWLVSGMGFAMSLLAAYLAFVPPGSFKGSASGYFMFQLMGLIVMFVIPFFVYAYGQKDKARQAKKAKLAPKATRVELDAHQDNAAAAH
- a CDS encoding pyridoxal phosphate-dependent decarboxylase family protein — encoded protein: MFKTTMNVDALFLGPKSENREFFKEMVDYAVDEHIHWRADFHPEDAPLLSPMDQHQPDFRNTLYRTEGILRQLSSKLKTTSVPWFSPRYLGHMNADTLMVSNIAYVMTMLYNPNNCAHEASPTTTELELEAGRDLCAMFGYDVQKSWGHITSGGTVANYEGVWVARNLKSLPLAIAQHEKAKDLVAGMSEKQLLNMSPTAILDLSDELKKRELFEEVRALTVRGVGVKQGQLGKFLVPMSKHYSWMKAMDVMGIGQEHIVPLPVDENYRTDVETMRAITFKLIEEGTPILGMVAVVGTTEEGSIDHVDEVIKLRRECEEKYGVSFYVHVDAAYGGYVRSMFLDENSKFMEYDALIARYRAEDIIPEGVTWPKRAVYEGFKAMSEADSITVDPHKAGFIQYAAGAVCMKDKRIVDLISYHAAYVFEEADDAGEEQNVVLGSSIMEGSKAGATAAAVWAAHRLVPLNVSGYGKVIGRGIVTADWFAQKLSMAKPIVVGNRRFELRPLMHPDFHMVNFTFKEIGNPSLEDHNRLNQRMYEVCSYSSGRTYSNDFLTSSTSLAFDEYGDTPWIYAESRGFSRREWDKTQSVYILRAAVMTHFLRDPQGFEDYWTNLRAIFAEKLGHIIDMEAKEANQLKAA
- a CDS encoding class I SAM-dependent methyltransferase translates to MSASPKNLIDFAALNLLRYPAKHAKDLRAWDASDEYLAEFIRTDASVLLINDAFGALHCAVGVNAFHINDSWCSRHAIEINSQQSYTPYSGQALAYGLVKLPKSLSLFEAQLQEVARHLSEPLPLYFSGMQKHVSSGHLEMIKSCCDEVEYLPTQRKARMYAARLRPGQQIATPYLQAVPELNLTLHNAPGVFAEQKIDIGSRFFIEHFDRLPSAETVADVGCGNGLLSLAYHRLHPKSDLHLFDESLAAVESAQLSFAANFPDASRQIQHGDGLASAVADGQTFDLILINPPFHQQNTITTDIALSMFAQAKQCMSANSELWIVANRHLNYQAALKKNFRQIELIAQNAKFVIIKAKR
- a CDS encoding DUF3658 domain-containing protein, with the translated sequence MSCHLVLGDFAADLLRQALGPYADIRIHQDDLALGPLNDIDHVYPAARIHFWNDVFPLSSFDFSDALPAGNAQLAALPEDLTFWAGTSCGEALLLRRLAWWRYQKGQSFKLAMPNTTGADSYIAGQVPLSLISPEQIESASSELIPPAQLHKLAQEWQEFTQQTSMFRGWNGETFQHLDASTLDSEMLALISTNYLPCRQIALLWMQSAKGFFRSDVLAMWRLRSLAAQDKIEMESHPDQHELFAFKVRRK
- a CDS encoding Hsp70 family protein; amino-acid sequence: MTTPNFARACGIDFGTSNSTVGWVRPGHSTLISLEDGKATLPSMVFFNAEEDSVCFGRAAMGEYLEGYEGRLMRSLKSLLGSSLIDAQTEVNGRALPLRGLLAKYIGELKLRAEHAAGRPFEQAVFGRPVHFVDDDTAADAQAEKTLAEIAYQVGFKEISFQFEPIAAAFHYECSIQKEELVLIVDIGGGTSDFSLVRLSPERAKVLDRREDLLASAGVHIGGTDFDKALSLAGVMPLLGYKTRLKNNSEVPSGTFFNLATWHTINFAYTRRSWSDLADVYRDAMERDKLDRLMSLIEQRAGHWLALQVEDAKIALSASDKTTISLERLEDDLTHDLTRADFDNSISRLVDTVEKTVTGLLNTAGIGVEQVDTVFFTGGSSGVPLLRAQVGALLPNARHVEGDLFGSIGTGLAVEAARRFG
- a CDS encoding Rid family detoxifying hydrolase, whose protein sequence is MNKSIIHSDHAPKAVGTYSQAVKIGSTVYLSGQIGLDPSTGILAEGFNAQAHQVFQNLRAVCQAAGGDLQNIAKLGVFVTDLSNFATLNDIMGQYFTEPYPARAAIQAAALPKGALVEADGVMVLDL
- a CDS encoding flavin reductase family protein; this translates as MELTISALSPDEKYALISDCVVPRPIAWINTQSTSGIVNVAPFSYFNIVSNEPMIVSVSINRRHDNALLKDTARNILQTGECVVHLPSRGHAPQVNASAASFAPNESEATALGLALTPSTAVKPPRLADCGIALECRLHMHVEVGDPVVADLILLEVIHLGVADDLLRDGRVHPEPLDPLSRLGGPDYAVVGERFIIQRPK
- a CDS encoding amino acid permease, producing the protein MFAINYKAVGATLLISGTMLGAGMLALPLVSSGMGYTYASLALVCIWLLMTYTALMLLEVSLAFPAGSGFDVMAQSLFGNKGLWIINASLLLLLYALSGAYISGAASSYTSNIKQYLGIDVPSAVVAAIFTLLIGSIVYMSTGAVDRVNRVLFSLNVFIFFAMAITIQPYVNQGNLNSTQDSSRYIYAAFPVFITAFGFHGSIPSMVKYIGRDKPQTLRNIFILGGLIPLLVYAIWEYCSLGLVPRIGENSFLTLAENQGSVGMFLDYIHASTSNHWIPSLISLFSSIALFTSYLCVSLGLFDSVASSIGWKDSKHDRLITALATYLPPFVFAWIYPEGFVLALGAAAIFLSILAILFPALALYKLRARDSYQAGWRVPCNTCSFCTVTMMGACIIVFQIMKMQNLLPIC
- a CDS encoding CoA-binding protein, translated to MLGLSPKPDRPSFAVAKVMQQAGMQIVPVRPFTESVLGEPAFARLNDVPGKVDLVNVFRAADQIDAIVDEAIALNIPAIWIQQGIINEAAAERAKAAGLFVVMDRCIKIDYLRLCL
- the dapF gene encoding diaminopimelate epimerase encodes the protein MKLQFTKMQGLGNDFMVIDGVNQQVRLSTSTIRQLGDRYFGIGFDQLLLVEPASRADIDFSYRIFNNDGGEVEQCGNGARCFARFVHDKGLSLKKEIAVETARGVIYPRLEDDGNVSVNMGVPQFAPQEIPFIADSDLIIHPLDIDGVSFAISVVSMGNPHAVQVVADVDVAPVASIGPKIETHPRFPAKVNAGFMQIISRDEIRLRVFERAAGETLACGTGACAAVVAGIRRGLLNPRVRVHTHGGELTIAWAGGSAAVWMTGPAVSVFDGTINLQGEEYAA